A single Opisthocomus hoazin isolate bOpiHoa1 chromosome 1, bOpiHoa1.hap1, whole genome shotgun sequence DNA region contains:
- the LOC142361084 gene encoding histone H2A type 1-like produces the protein MSSGNPSPATGATGQGQQGGPGQAGTDRRGAETPERAASGMSGAEEVCTVPEQEMETEETGSGGPSEGSEAKPRKSRCSRSSRAGLLFPVSRVDRQLRSGRFAERVGAQAPVFLAAVLQWVTRQAMDVAGRASKRSKQQCISPSHLQTAVRESSALKRLLRGGVHWRRGGTVPRSQRVGSPSRKRTTTSKKRRPKHRAAPARAFPAVK, from the coding sequence atgAGCTCAGGCAACcccagcccagcgacaggagccaCCGGACAGGGCCAGCAAGGAGGGCCAGGACAGGCGGGCACAGACAGGCGCGGCGCAGAGACACCGGAGAGAGCTGCGAGTGGCATGTCGGGAGCAGAGGAGGTCTGCACGGTGCCCGAGCAGGAGATGGAGACCGAAGAGACGGGCTCCGGGGGCCCCTCCGAAGGCAGCGAAGCAAAGCCCAGGAAGagccgctgctcccgctcctcccgggccGGGCTGCTCTTCCCCGTCAGCCGCGTGGACCGGCAGCTGCGCAGCGGCCGCTTTGCGGAGCGCGTTGGAGCCCAGGCCCCCGTcttcctggctgcggtgctgcagtGGGTGACGCGCCAGGCCATGGACGTGGCCGGCAGGGCttccaagaggagcaagcagcagtgcaTTTCTCCATCGCACTTGCAGACGGCCGTGCGGGAGAGCTCCGCGCTCAAGCGGCTCCTACGAGGCGGCGTGCACTGGCGCCGCGGCGGGACtgtcccccgcagccagcgcgtGGGCTCACCCTCCAGAAAGAGGACGACCACCAGTAAGAAGAGACGCCCCAAGCACAGGGCTGCGCCTGCCCgtgcctttcctgctgtgaagtgA